A portion of the Lolium rigidum isolate FL_2022 chromosome 1, APGP_CSIRO_Lrig_0.1, whole genome shotgun sequence genome contains these proteins:
- the LOC124657316 gene encoding histidine--tRNA ligase, cytoplasmic-like, with translation MAMGNPASPTADGLAAGAAEIVCCAAPLARVADAVAALSCEAVRWDSAAAFDAPASGYSTKDQADVAADLKMLLRGPSRLAGSREAGGTSTNSFAGVPTVHGNFRQAVRALDLDAGQGKEDVLMLLATQFATSAHFMCKMSAERARFCAGSIADARLREELVAAGGADVGDLKGTLAEMITDSDAVTVLRRVHEQLLKLRGCLAWEAAVAMAVIETAHSTIQKPRASVDGNSSVLMLLRDHVTDGKDVPGVNSELVKDWRTKLWSLFDPRRPEFESLMEKLKGILEEKKEKRRLPKIPKGTRDFAGRQMAIRERAFSIITGVFKMHGGVALDTPVFELRETLMSKYGEDSKLIYDLADQGGELCSLRYDLTVPFARYLAMNNHITTMRRYQIAKVYRRDRPSKGRYREFYQCDFDIAGVYEPMQADFEVIKVLTELLDKLDIGMYEIKLNHRKLLDGMLEICGVPPEKFRTVCSSIDKLDKLTFEEVKKEMVEEKGVSDETAEKIGNLVKTRGPPLQVLMELRKEGSKFIENDGSVVALNELEILFKALEKANAIDVISFDLSLARGLDYYTGVIYEAVFKGTTQVGSIAAGGRYDNLVGDIVAGKQVPAVGVSLGMERVFAIMEEQEKEKNQETRTTETEVLLSILGKDLTLAAELASELWRAEIKAEIKLSTRVQDHIRYATQSGIPWMVIVGQSEIRDGKVKLKNISARQEEEVPRKDFAHVLKQRLTNP, from the exons ATGGCAATGGGTAATCCCGCCTCACCGACGGCCGAtggcctagccgccggcgcagccGAGATTGTGTGCTGCGCGGCCCCCCTCGCCCGCGtcgccgacgccgtcgccgcgCTGTCCTGCGAGGCCGTGCGATGGGACTCCGCGGCGGCGTTCGACGCGCCCGCTTCAGGCTACTCCACCAAGGACCAGGCCGACGTCGCCGCCGACCTCAAGATGCTCCTAAGAGGACCCAGCAGGCTCGCGGGCTCCCGTGAAGCCGGAGGCACCTCtacgaactccttcgccggcgtgCCCACCGTGCACGGGAACTTCCGTCAGGCAGTGCGCGCGCTCGACCTGGACGCCGGTCAGGGGAAGGAGGACGTTCTGATGCTGCTGGCGACGCAATTCGCAACCTCGGCGCACTTTATGTGCAAGATGAGCGCCGAACGAGCGAGGTTCTGCGCCGGGAGCATCGCCGACGCCAGGCTCAGGGAGGAGCTCGTTGCCGCCGGTGGCGCCGATGTCGGCGACCTCAAGGGGACGCTTGCTGAGATGATCACCGATTCGGATGCCGTGACCGTCCTGCGGCGAGTGCACGAACAGTTGCTCAAGCTCAGAGGCTGCCTAGCGTGGGAGGCTGCTGTGGCCATGGCAGTGATCGAAACCGCCCACAGTACAATTCAGAAGCCGCGAGCTAGCGTGGATGGCAATTCTTCTGTACTGATGCTGCTCAGGGATCATGTCACGGATGGAAAGGATGTTCCCGGCGTGAACTCTGAACTGGTTAAAGATTGGAGGACCAAGCTATGGTCGCTGTTTGATCCTAGGCGCCCTGAATTTGAGTCCCTCATGGAAAAACTCAAGGGGATTTTagaggaaaagaaagagaagaggagattGCCTAAAATTCCCAAG GGAACACGTGACTTTGCGGGGCGGCAAATGGCCATAAGGGAGCGTGCGTTTTCGATAATAACAGGTGTGTTTAAGATGCACGGTGGTGTTGCACTTGATACACCTGTATTTGAGTTGAGAGAGACCCTTATGAGCAAATATGGTGAAGACTCCAAGTTGATATATGACCTTGCTGATCAG GGCGGTGAGCTCTGCTCTTTGCGGTATGATCTGACTGTTCCATTTGCCCGGTATCTTGCCATGAATAATCACATAACTACAATGAGGAGATACCAGATAGCAAAAGTATACAGGAGAGATAGACCGTCAAAGGGAAGATATCGAGAATTCTATCAATGTGACTTTGACATTGCTGGAGTGTACGAGCCCATGCAAGCAGATTTCGAGGTTATCAAAGTTTTGACCGAATTGCTGGATAAGCTAGATATTGGCATGTATGAGATAAAATTAAATCACAGAAAGCTGCTTGATGGAATGCTGGAGATTTGTGGTGTGCCCCCTGAGAAGTTCAGAACAGTTTGCTCCAGCATTGACAAGCTCGACAAACTAACATTCGAAGAGGTGAAGAAGGAAATG GTTGAAGAGAAGGGTGTATCAGATGAAACCGCTGAAAAGATTGGCAATTTAGTGAAGACAAGAGGACCACCGCTACAAGTTCTGATGGAACTCAGAAAGGAAGGTAGCAAGTTTATTGAGAATGATGGGTCTGTCGTTGCACTGAATGAATTGGAAATATTATTCAAAGCTCTAGAAAAAGCAAATGCGATAGACGTGATAAGTTTTGATTTAAGCCTTGCCAGAGGCCTTGATTACTATACTGGTGTGATATATGAAGCTGTGTTCAAGGGTACCACACAG GTTGGCTCCATTGCGGCTGGTGGCCGTTACGACAACCTAGTGGGTGATATTGTTGCTGGCAAGCAAGTCCCCGCTGTTGGCGTCAGCCTTGGAATGGAAAGAGTCTTTGCGATCATGGAAGAACAGGAGAAAGAAAAGAACCAG GAGACCCGGACCACCGAGACGGAGGTTTTGCTGTCGATTCTAGGGAAGGACCTTACATTGGCAGCCGAGCTCGCAAGCGAGCTGTGGAGGGCTGAGATAAAAGCGGAGATCAAGCTCAGCACCAGGGTGCAAGACCACATAAGATACGCGACACAGTCAGgaattccatggatggtgatagtTGGTCAGTCCGAGATAAGGGACGGGAAGGTGAAGCTGAAGAATATTAGTGCTCGCCAGGAAGAGGAGGTTCCGAGGAAGGATTTTGCTCACGTGCTGAAGCAGAGGTTAACTAATCCCTAG
- the LOC124683483 gene encoding 60S ribosomal protein L27-3-like, with protein sequence MVKFLKPGKAVILLQGRFAGKKAVIVRVFEEGTRDRPYGHCLVAGLAKYPKKVIRKDSAKKTAKKSRVKCFLKLVNFTHLMPTRYTLDVDLKDVASGGPDALATKDKKIESAKAAKARLEERFKTGKNRWFFTKLRF encoded by the coding sequence atggtgaagttcctCAAGCCCGGCAAGGCGGTGATCCTCCTCCAGGGCCGGTTCGCCGGCAAGAAGGCCGTGATCGTGCGCGTCTTCGAGGAGGGCACGCGCGACCGCCCCTACGGCCACTGCCTCGTCGCCGGCCTCGCCAAGTACCCCAAGAAGGTGATCCGCAAGGATTCGGCCAAGAAGACGGCCAAGAAGTCGCGCGTCAAGTGCTTCCTCAAGCTCGTCAACTTCACCCACCTCATGCCCACCCGCTACACCCTCGACGTCGACCTCAAGGACGTCGCCTCCGGCGGGCCCGACGCCCTCGCCACCAAGGACAAGAAGATCGAGTCCGCAAAGGCCGCCAAGGCGCGTCTCGAGGAGAGGTTCAAGACCGGGAAGAACAGGTGGTTCTTCACCAAGCTTCGCTTCTAG